A region from the Arachis ipaensis cultivar K30076 chromosome B01, Araip1.1, whole genome shotgun sequence genome encodes:
- the LOC107613396 gene encoding tetratricopeptide repeat protein 1 encodes MVYLFESSFVLFAQCAGILLVQKEITQPQSKNPSTVSLHHRRKEWHTAASVALKVRHPSVYLASLVIQVFNPCSLSLIAAASSSSASVVFVCSGALPSPFVCRSRSRLRSAVVFVSVLRRSRSLGVHCSRSLAVCRSSLHSCASGSHVALLQILRPTCALHLAVELLSFVAAVVREEEKEETKKESRDKQGKEATEDIIQQEEHVTLTTLFVDSKYEETLSQYELALQVALNMSLSVEVRLICHANRAACYQKLGKYDSTVKECTQALELNPAYIKALARRGEAHDKLEHFEEAIADMKRILEIDPSNDQARKGICRLEPLAAEKREKMKEEMMDKFFVVFIFVF; translated from the exons ATGGTGTATTTGTTTGAG TCTTCATTTGTCTTGTTCGCGCAATGCGCGGGTATCTTGCTAGTTCAGAAAGAAATCACACAACCCCAGTCAAAAAACCCTAGCACTGTAAGCCTACACCACCGCCGCAAGGAGTGGCATACTGCCGCGTCCGTCGCACTCAAAGTTCGCCATCCATCCGTCTATCTAGCTTCCCTCGTGATCCAAGTCTTCAACCCCTGTTCGCTGTCACTGATTGCGGctgcttcctcgagctcggcgtccgtcgtctttgtctgctcagGCGCGCTTCCGTCGCCGTTTGTTTGCCGTTCACGTTCGCGTCTTCGTTCAGCTGTCGTCTTCGTTAGCGTTCTTCGCCGTTCACGCTCGCTCGGCGTTCACTGTTCGCGTTCACTGGCTGTTTGCCGTTCGAGTTTGCATTCGTGTGcgtctggaagccacgttgctcTGCTTCAAATACTGCGACCAACCTGTGCGCTCCACCTAGCCGTCGAACTGCTCTCTTTTGTCGCCgcc GTGGTAAGAGAAGAGGAGAAGGAAGAAACCAAGAAGGAGTCCAGAGACAAACAAGGGAAAGAAGCAACAGAGGACATCATTCAGCAAGAGGAGCATGTGACTCTCACCACTCTTTTTGTGGATAGCAAGTATGAGGAGACATTATCCCAGTATGAACTTGCCCTACAAGTTGCACTTAACATGTCTTTATCGGTGGAAGTACGTTTGATCTGCCATGCAAATCGTGCTGCATGCTATCAGAAACT GGGAAAATATGACAGCACAGTTAAAGAATGCACACAAGCATTAGAACTGAACCCTGCGTACATTAAAGCATTGGCAAGAAGAGGAGAAGCCCATGACAAGCTTGAGCATTTTGAAGAGGCCATTGCTG ATATGAAAAGGATCTTAGAAATTGATCCGTCAAATGATCAAGCCAGGAAGGGTATTTGCCGACTTGAGCCGCTTGCTGCAGAAAAGCGGGAAAAGATGAAGGAAGAAATGATGGACAAGTTTTTTGTTGTCTTTATCTTTGTTTTCTAA
- the LOC107613391 gene encoding DNA annealing helicase and endonuclease ZRANB3-like, producing the protein MPFSLSLSARKLTCKFAVSKIDMDKIPSYIESKLLPFQREGVWFILQHGGRALLVDEMGLSHSGKLCRQFITRTFSYLLSALSVAIAVASRIQDSWPVLILAPSSLHLKWASVRIVLRRSPDLIEIYGETKNVRKLNIQYSILLSGTPALFRPIELFKQMEALYPDAYKNGVFGVYQGVSNHEELHNLMKVTVMIRRLNKVVLSQLPVKCRQQIMSNFLKLPLLKTVQKISHHSSLLEVVKANIKSAKSKDEGESLKFTHKNLIDKVYSFYCNIFSGLGLYASSLNHFDGTFIEGKKVGCIRIDGGRPAASRQQLVTDFREEHSIKVAVPSINAGGVGLTLTAASSYICRTILDSRFLHLRDVAQFKLDNLGLLLKNQMLDGHENTLAVSNNQPLSSPAKHTTIEHSPLRQRTLDQFVRRCDNADRSEHQPDPKRPLLTTCAYMGNSPNDDTNMPFEAEIHCTTNNRF; encoded by the exons ATgcccttttctctctctctttctgctAGAAAACTAACATGCAAATTCGCTGTGTCTAAG ATTGATATGGACAAGATCCCTAGTTACATTGAATCAAAGCTTTTGCCATTTCAGAGAGAAGGTGTATG GTTTATTTTGCAACATGGAGGACGTGCTCTTTTAGTAGATGAAATGGGACTCAGCCACTCGGGAAAACTTTGCAGGCAATTCATCACTAGGACATTTTCATACCTTCTATCTGCATTATCTGTA GCAATTGCTGTAGCTTCACGCATTCAGGACTCATGGCCTGTTCTCATACTTGCACCATCATCATTGCACTTGAAATGGGCTTCTGTAAGGATTGTACTTAGACGTTCTCCAGACCTAATAGAGATATATGGAGAA ACTAAAAATGTCAGAAAGCTCAATATTCAATATTCAATATTGCTTAGTGGAACTCCTGCCTTATTCCGACCAATAGAACTGTTCAAGCAG ATGGAAGCTTTGTATCCTGATGCATATAAGAAT GGAGTTTTTGGAGTTTATCAAGGGGTAAGTAATCATGAAGAGTTACACAATTTGATGAAGGTGACAGTGATGATACGAAGGCTTAACAAAGTTGTTCTTTCTCAACTTCCTGTAAAGTGTAGGCAACAA ATTATGAGTAATTTTCTAAAACTTCCACTTCTGAAAACGGTTCAAAAAATTTCTCACCACTCTTCACTG TTGGAGGTGGTAAAAGCCAATATTAAGTCTGCCAAATCAAAAGATGAGGGTGAATCTCTTAAGTTTACTCATAAGAATCTGATTGACAAG GTTTATAGTTTCTACTGCAACATTTTCTCAGGCCTTGGCCTATATGCGAGTAGTTTAAATCATTTTGACGGAACTTTCATTGAG GGGAAAAAAGTGGGTTGCATCCGGATTGATGGAGGTAGACCTGCTGCATCAAGGCAACAATTGGTTACAGATTTCCGGGAAGAGCACTCTATCAAGGTAGCTGTG CCATCCATTAATGCTGGAGGAGTTGGATTAACTTTAACTGCTGCAAGCAGTTATATTTGCAGAACTATCTTGGACTCCCG ATTTTTACATCTTAGGGATGTGGCGCAATTCAAACTGGATAATTTGGGGCTG TTATTGAAAAATCAGATGTTAGATGGCCATGAGAACACCTTAGCTGTGTCAAATAATCAGCCATTGAGTAGCCCTGCAAAGCATACTACTATTGAGCATAGCCCTTTAAGGCAGAGAACTCTTGACCAGTTTGTCAGAAGATGTGATAACGCGGATAGGTCGGAACATCAGCCTGACCCGAAACGGCCCT TATTAACCACGTGTGCTTACATGGGGAATTCACCTAATGATGACACAAATATGCCTTTTGAAGCTGAAATCCATTGTACAACAAATAATAGATTTTGA
- the LOC107619808 gene encoding U-box domain-containing protein 35 — translation MSSVTRSVETDYDDEEEESFPACSCSSFMAKGFKRNQVYDCSSEIGEEEEEDYYYSEELFEIKLMREALDTITEEEEDEMSTVFSLDFHKCDEEEENLVYVAVGEDDSSMEVLSWALKHAVTPSTTTLYLIHVFPIIKFIPSPLGKFPRSHVNREYVNHFLTQEKDKRKLLLKKFIDLCIHYKVKAEIMLIEGDKVAEAIVDLVGTHDVRKLVIGTNRSNLRKSRSGIADKVLKNAQETCDVKIICQGREVMDKMIIRNSNSSRSRDSTTSSQSQSQDEDEPRSSIVPLPRFVPNPIPNWLFRL, via the exons ATGTCATCAGTTACAAGATCCGTAGAAACGGACTATgacgatgaagaagaagaaagtttcCCTGCGTGCAGCTGCAGTAGCTTTATGGCTAAGGGGTTCAAGAGAAACCAAGTGTATGATTGCAGCAGTGAGATaggagaggaggaggaagaagattaCTATTATTCAGAGGAATTGTTTGAGATCAAGCTGATGAGGGAGGCTTTGGATACCataacagaagaagaagaagacgagatGAGCACTGTCTTCTCTCTCGATTTTCATAAATGCGATGAAGAGGAAGAGAACTTGGTATATGTGGCAGTTGGAGAGGATGATTCAAGCATGGAAGTGTTATCATGGGCGTTGAAGCACGCCGTGACACCCTCCACCACCACCCTCTATCTCATACACGTTTTCCCTATCATCAAGTTCATTCCAAGTCCAC TTGGAAAATTTCCAAGGAGTCATGTAAACAGAGAGTATGTTAACCACTTCTTGACTCAAGAGAAAGACAAAAGGAAATTGCTGCTTAAGAAATTCATTGACCTATGCATTCATTACAAG GTTAAGGCGGAGATTATGCTGATAGAGGGCGACAAGGTTGCTGAAGCCATCGTTGACCTTGTTGGGACACATGATGTAAGGAAACTGGTAATTGGGACAAACAGATCTAATTTAAG AAAATCAAGGAGTGGCATAGCGGACAAGGTACTCAAGAATGCACAGGAAACCTGTGATGTTAAAATCATATGCCAAGGAAGGGAAGTCATGGACAAAATGATTATCCGCAACTCAAATTCATCACGCTCCAGAGACAGCACCACTAGCTCACAGTCACAGTCACAGGATGAAGATGAACCCCGCAGCAGCATTGTCCCTCTTCCGCGTTTTGTGCCCAATCCCATTCCTAATTGGTTATTTAGGCTTTGA